In the genome of Hyphobacterium sp. CCMP332, one region contains:
- a CDS encoding AhpC/TSA family protein, whose translation MKGLLGIILLGLVLVSCQNKGGKEAPKFTINGLLSSADSSMVYLMSRGDSWEINDSTIVKDGSFEFAGEVLEPEMYYVRIGQSRRNMIPIFLENTDFTLKGDFDSLDEISVKGGALHSIYTDYQKSLKTYDARLKALYDDYMLADSLGDLAKMAKIDTMWEDLDDEKMANIKNYAFENNTNAFGPYLTVSSELNYKMSLPEFEELYLAFDTILAGSKYYIKLKDRINTLKSVEVGVQMPSFSQEDTSGNMISSDKFRGKYLLIDFWASWCGPCRRENPNVVAMYNDLHDQGPGFEILGVSLDESKENWINAIEADDLSWPHVSDLKGWSNSVADQYGVMSIPHTVLVDPEGIIIAHKLRGEELRNKLESLLMES comes from the coding sequence ATGAAAGGTTTATTAGGAATAATATTACTCGGTCTGGTTTTAGTTTCCTGTCAAAATAAAGGCGGGAAGGAAGCCCCCAAATTCACAATAAACGGCCTTTTATCCAGCGCTGACTCCTCGATGGTTTACCTTATGTCGCGCGGCGATTCCTGGGAAATTAATGATTCTACAATTGTAAAAGATGGCTCTTTTGAATTCGCTGGCGAAGTTTTAGAGCCTGAAATGTATTATGTCCGTATTGGACAGAGTCGCAGAAACATGATTCCAATCTTTCTTGAGAACACTGATTTTACATTAAAAGGAGATTTCGACAGCCTTGATGAAATAAGTGTTAAAGGTGGGGCATTGCATTCCATTTATACTGATTATCAAAAAAGCCTAAAAACCTATGATGCCAGATTGAAAGCGCTTTACGATGATTATATGCTTGCAGATTCATTGGGAGATTTGGCTAAAATGGCGAAAATTGATACAATGTGGGAAGACCTTGACGATGAAAAAATGGCAAATATTAAAAATTATGCTTTTGAAAACAATACAAATGCTTTTGGCCCTTATCTCACTGTATCTTCTGAATTAAATTATAAAATGTCTCTCCCTGAGTTTGAAGAACTGTATTTGGCTTTTGATACCATTCTTGCGGGGTCAAAATATTACATTAAACTAAAAGATAGAATTAATACTCTGAAAAGCGTGGAAGTTGGTGTACAAATGCCTTCTTTTTCTCAAGAGGATACCAGTGGCAATATGATTAGCTCAGATAAGTTTAGAGGAAAATATTTACTAATTGATTTTTGGGCAAGCTGGTGTGGCCCTTGCAGACGGGAAAACCCCAATGTAGTTGCAATGTATAATGACTTGCACGATCAGGGTCCGGGGTTTGAGATTCTTGGAGTCTCCTTGGATGAATCCAAAGAAAACTGGATTAATGCCATTGAAGCAGATGATTTAAGCTGGCCACATGTTTCCGATCTTAAAGGCTGGTCCAATTCAGTGGCGGATCAATACGGAGTAATGAGTATTCCACATACAGTACTTGTAGATCCGGAAGGTATTATTATAGCCCACAAACTAAGAGGCGAAGAACTGCGCAATAAACTGGAATCTTTGTTAATGGAAAGCTGA